A single window of Jiangella alkaliphila DNA harbors:
- the merB gene encoding organomercurial lyase MerB has protein sequence MTTVDDEARHLVSLIRRQFGLTDLPLHIGRQLLTAGEPVTVDQVATAGGWTIEQLSTELRKHPGVDWTDDGRIAGFGLTLRPTPHSFTTDGRTVYAFCASDALEFPVMLGRSGVIESACPATGRRIRIEVDPDHVVAVTPASTVVSKIRPDQAVDDIRRQLCDLGNFFIDAEAAGTWTTQHPEGHVVPIDHEFAVTVQAMSELGWTAPTP, from the coding sequence ATGACCACCGTCGACGACGAAGCCCGTCACCTCGTCAGCCTCATCCGCCGCCAGTTCGGCCTGACCGACCTGCCACTGCACATCGGCCGGCAACTCCTCACCGCCGGCGAACCGGTCACCGTCGACCAGGTCGCCACAGCCGGCGGCTGGACGATCGAACAACTCAGCACCGAACTGCGCAAGCACCCCGGCGTCGACTGGACCGACGACGGCCGCATCGCCGGCTTCGGACTGACGCTACGACCCACCCCGCACTCCTTCACCACCGACGGGCGCACCGTCTACGCCTTCTGCGCCAGCGACGCCCTGGAGTTCCCCGTCATGCTCGGACGCTCCGGCGTCATCGAATCCGCCTGCCCCGCAACCGGCCGGCGCATCCGCATCGAGGTCGACCCGGACCACGTCGTCGCCGTCACCCCCGCCAGCACCGTCGTCTCCAAGATCCGCCCCGACCAGGCTGTCGACGACATCCGCCGCCAGCTCTGCGACCTCGGAAACTTCTTCATCGACGCCGAGGCCGCCGGCACCTGGACCACGCAGCATCCCGAGGGCCACGTCGTCCCCATCGACCACGAGTTCGCCGTCACCGTCCAGGCGATGTCCGAACTCGGCTGGACCGCCCCAACCCCGTGA